In a single window of the Elaeis guineensis isolate ETL-2024a chromosome 8, EG11, whole genome shotgun sequence genome:
- the LOC105050441 gene encoding transcription factor GTE7 yields MASALLASRNEPFWGERKVYMRKTPKSNPNRKPGTNRNPNPNASDHASDHPRQFHRLEPEEVPEAAAVSDDSSFNRKSVDVNHRRDSTGYIMFNISTYSKRELRELKRRLVSELEQVRSLSSRIEFGELQSSARSAGFSASGTYCGSREVTSSAAGAFPQNHPDSFAIKSSDLFSAKERAASGNKTLLPVVLPREPKRLAAAPESEKFLSAMMKKCGQILTKLMKHKKSMWFNSPVDVVGMGLHDYFQIIKQPMDLGTVRSKLSNGLYPSPLEFAADIRLTFNNALIYNPEGHEVHELADQFLRLFDGLFGPAYEKYEKQQRAIAREEEERHRVSSWSRAPVVESAVRPEPVDPVILPPAATPAPILPLLQAPPPVQAKQPPLHPLQSPPPVQAKQPPLHPLQSPQQQSQLPQQRPVVGRVMMGKQPKPKAKDPNKRAMSFEEKRKLSQGLQNLPQEKMAQVLQIVRKRNVDPAQHGDEIELDIEMMDTETLWELDRFLCNCKKMMSKIKRQEAMANHLISAAPPVPTENMVMAESGDRSPVAETPEAVAAKRSKKGDAIEEDVDIGDEMPCTNYPSVEIEKDAGYASSSTSSGSDSSSSSDSDSGSSDSDSDEDDARSPAVGLRSPRN; encoded by the exons ATGGCGTCCGCTCTCCTGGCCAGCCGGAATGAGCCATTCTGGGGAGAGAGAAAGGTTTATATGAGGAAAACCCCCAAGTCTAACCCTAACCGTAAACCCGGCACGAACCGTAACCCTAATCCTAACGCCAGCGACCATGCGTCGGATCATCCACGCCAGTTCCACCGGCTGGAGCCGGAGGAAGTGCCGGAGGCTGCCGCTGTGTCCGACGACTCGTCGTTTAATCGGAAATCCGTCGACGTCAACCATCGGCGGGATTCGACCGGCTATATCATGTTCAACATCTCGACCTACTCGAAGAGGGAGCTGAGGGAGCTCAAAAGGCGTCTGGTCTCGGAATTGGAGCAGGTCCGGAGCCTGAGCAGCCGGATCGAATTCGGAGAGCTCCAGTCGTCGGCCAGATCTGCCGGCTTCAGTGCATCTGGGACCTACTGCGGCAGCCGTGAGGTCACCTCCTCGGCCGCGGGTGCCTTTCCTCAGAACCATCCTGATTCCTTCGCCATCAAATCCTCCGATCTCTTCTCGGCGAAGGAGAGGGCGGCCTCCGGTAACAAGACCCTGCTGCCAGTGGTGCTTCCTAGGGAGCCGAAACGGCTGGCGGCAGCGCCGGAGTCGGAGAAGTTTCTCTCTGCGATGATGAAGAAGTGCGGCCAGATCTTGACGAAGCTGATGAAACACAAGAAGAGTATGTGGTTTAATTCCCCTGTGGATGTGGTGGGCATGGGCCTCCATGACTACTTCCAGATCATAAAGCAACCTATGGACCTTGGTACTGTGAGATCTAAGCTGAGCAACGGTCTCTACCCGTCGCCGTTGGAATTTGCAGCTGACATCAGATTGACCTTTAACAATGCCCTTATCTACAACCCAGAGGGCCATGAGGTGCATGAGCTCGCGGATCAGTTCCTTCGCCTCTTTGATGGTCTTTTTGGCCCTGCATACGAGAAGTATGAGAAGCAGCAGAGGGCCATTGcgagggaggaagaggagaggcATAGGGTCTCTTCTTGGTCTCGCGCTCCTGTGGTTGAGAGTGCTGTGAGACCTGAGCCCGTTGATCCTGTGATCCTGCCGCCAGCTGCGACTCCAGCTCCAATACTACCTCTGTTACAGGCACCACCTCCGGTTCAAGCTAAGCAGCCGCCTCTGCATCCCTTGCAGTCACCACCTCCGGTTCAAGCTAAGCAGCCGCCTCTGCATCCCTTGCAGTCACCCCAGCAGCAGTCGCAGCTGCCCCAGCAGCGTCCAGTTGTTGGTAGAGTGATGATGGGGAAGCAGCCAAAGCCAAAGGCTAAAGACCCAAACAAGAGGGCAATGAGCTTTGAGGAGAAGAGGAAGCTGAGCCAGGGGCTCCAAAACCTTCCCCAGGAGAAGATGGCTCAGGTTCTGCAGATTGTGAGGAAGAGGAATGTGGATCCAGCACAGCATGGAGATGAGATAGAGTTGGACATTGAGATGATGGACACAGAGACCCTTTGGGAGCTTGATCGGTTTCTTTGCAATTGCAAGAAGATGATGAGCAAGATAAAGCGGCAGGAGGCCATGGCCAACCACCTTATCTCTGCTGCTCCACCTGTTCCAACTGAGAACATGGTTATGGCCGAAAGTGGTGACAGG TCTCCAGTGGCGGAGACACCAGAGGCAGTGGCAGCAAAGAGGAGTAAGAAGGGGGATGCAATCGAGGAGGATGTTGACATTGGTGATGAGATGCCCTGCACCAATTATCCCTCGGTGGAGATTGAGAAGGATGCTGGTTATGCCAGCAGCTCCACCAGCTCTGGCAGTGACTCTTCCTCATCAAGTG ATTCGGACTCAGGGAGCTCGGATAGTGATTCCGATGAAGATGATGCCCGGTCTCCTGCTGTAGGCTTGAGATCTCCGAGAAACTAA